The Trichosurus vulpecula isolate mTriVul1 chromosome 4, mTriVul1.pri, whole genome shotgun sequence genome contains a region encoding:
- the LOC118848740 gene encoding isocitrate dehydrogenase [NAD] subunit alpha, mitochondrial-like → MAGPACIPKVSRLLGAFSNPKQVTRGFAGGVQTMTLIPGDGTGPEISASVMKIFDAAKAPVQWEERNMSAIKGPGGKWMIPPEAKESMDKNKTGLKGPLKTPIAAGHPSVNLLLRKTFDLYANVRPCVSIEGYKSPYTDVNIVTIRENTEGEYSGIEHVIVDGVVQSIKLITEEASNCIAEFAFKYARNNHHSNMTAAHKASIMRMSDGLFLQKCREVAENCKDTKFNEMYLDTVCLNVVQDLSQFDVLVMPNLYGDILSDLCAGLIGGLGVTLSGNVGANGIAIFESVHGTAPDIAGKDMANPTALLMGAVMMLRHMRMHDYAAKIATACFATIKDGKSLTKDLGGNAKCSDFTDEICCQVKDLD, encoded by the coding sequence ATGGCCGGTCCCGCGTGCATCCCCAAGGTATCTCGGCTGCTGGGGGCCTTCAGCAACCCAAAACAGGTGACCCGAGGTTTTGCTGGTGGTGTGCAGACAATGACCTTAATCCCAGGAGATGGTACTGGACCAGAAATCTCAGCTTCCGTTATGAAGATTTTTGATGCGGCCAAAGCACCCGTTCAGTGGGAAGAGAGGAACATGTCTGCAATTAAAGGACCTGGAGGAAAGTGGATGATTCCTCCTGAAGCCAAAGAATCCATGGACAAAAACAAGACGGGACTGAAAGGCCCCTTAAAGACACCAATAGCAGCTGGACATCCTTCTGTGAATCTACTGCTTCGTAAAACTTTTGACCTTTATGCAAACGTGCGTCCATGTGTCTCCATTGAAGGCTACAAAAGCCCTTACACGGATGTAAATATTGTCACGATCCGGGAGAACACCGAAGGTGAATACAGCGGCATTGAGCATGTGATCGTCGATGGTGTCGTACAGAGTATCAAGCTCATCACCGAAGAAGCAAGCAACTGTATTGCCGAATTTGCCTTCAAGTACGCCAGGAACAATCACCATAGCAACATGACTGCTGCGCACAAAGCAAGTATCATGCGAATGTCAGATGGGCTTTTTCTCCAAAAGTGCAGGGAAGTTGCAGAAAATTGTAAAGATACTAAATTTAATGAGATGTACCTTGATACGGTATGTTTGAATGTGGTACAAGATCTATCCCAGTTTGATGTTCTTGTGATGCCAAACTTGTATGGGGACATCCTTAGTGATTTATGTGCTGGCCTGATAGGGGGTCTTGGTGTCACACTGAGTGGAAACGTTGGCGCTAATGGGATTGCAATCTTTGAATCCGTTCACGGAACAGCCCCAGACATTGCTGGGAAGGACATGGCCAATCCCACTGCCCTGCTTATGGGTGCTGTGATGATGCTTCGGCACATGCGGATGCATGACTACGCAGCGAAGATCGCAACGGCCTGCTTTGCGACAATTAAAGATGGAAAGAGTTTGACAAAAGATTTGGGAGGAAATGCCAAGTGCTCAGACTTCACGGATGAGATCTGCTGCCAAGTAAAAGACCTAGATTAA